The stretch of DNA TGCTGCCACGAGACATAACCATACATGTCATTTAGGTAGACACACCTTTCTCGTTGTCTTGATTGGCATGGTTACCACACCTGCCAACATGGATATTTTCCCAACCATCATTGACAATACCACTCGGACTAGCCACATGAGAAGAACTAGTCTTAGGCTACAACATAATTAGGAAAAACATTAACTTTCAGTTTTTTAACATAACAAAAAATTCATAATTGCGAGTAGCCAAACAAAAAAAATCAATATGTGGCAATAATATTCATTAATTATAGACATACAAAATAACTATGTCGTCATGCGAACACACTAGAAGTAACAATTAATTTCCAAACACATCACATAAACAAATATGCAATTAGCTATCTCTCCAAGTACTAGCTAATCCTAAAAATAAAATGGCACAATTGTAAAATGCTTAGACTATCGAATGCGGTTGACCGTTTAGAATGTCTCCAAGGCTGTACCGTAGCAGGCGGTTCCCTAAACAAAACTACTTACAATGCTTTACATTTCGGTGCGCTCCATCTAATGAGAATACTCTCATTCGAAATGGTTTTGCAATTCAGAACCGCCTCCCATTCTTATTTAGGGTTGGCATTTTAATTATTGTTTGCAGCCAGCCCTGCAATTAAAATTCCTAAATAACACTTTCACACACACATTCTCATTCACCACAAAAAACCATTGCATCTCATAATACATTCATATATGTTCAATATGTCAAAGCGACATATACAAAAGTTTTGTAGACTTCACATCCAACATATGAAACACGGTTCTAAAATCCAAAGATTTATATTCCCCTTATCGTAGTCTACCTATCTTGCCTTTTCATTTCGTCTTTTCGCTCGAGTAGTCTACTCATCTTAACTTTTCATGTTGTCTTTTCGGACCAATCACCGCCCGATATCTTCTTTGCCGGAAAACCGCCTCTTGACTAGATTTAAGGACAGCCTCAAGTAGTTATTAGAGACGGTTTTGCTACTTTAACCACATGCATGAGTTTCACGAGGATGATTAACTGCCTCGGTTAGGCTATTAGAGGTGGCTGAAATGTTTTGGGTGAAAACCGCTTCCCTACGTGGAACGCCTCTAATGCCCATTTATGTACTACTAGTGTCTTTCCCTTCTTGGCTCACAGTTGGCGCACTCCCTCATCTCATTTCATCGACAGGTGTGCAGTTTGGCATGCAACCAAGCGGAAGTACGAAACACCGTTGTGCTGAGCACTAACTATGTCGTCAAATCTAGACGCTCTCAATGCAAGCAATCCATATGATAATTGAACAAACCGACAACAAGCACTAGGTAGCTGCAACCTGAAGAGAGAATAATAAGACATGCATGGCGCAAACTAACCCAGCTTACATACTACACTACGTGCGCAGCAGACACTTTTGCATTTGACTGAAAATAATGAGCACAGATCCGCAACGCAGAGAGGATTATATAAAGCCCTTGTGCACCTCTGCATTTTCATCAAGTCTTCTTGACATACACTTCCTACACCACCAAAAACTAAGCTAGTGCCAACTACGAAGTAGGAGAAGATGGAGAGCTCAAGGAGGGCCCTCCTCCTGGTGGCGATGGCGGCGACGGTCATCGGCCTCGCGAGTGCCAGTTTCCGTGACAACTGTGACATCAAGTGGAACCCCGAGAACGCGGCCTTCTCCGATGACGGCCACGGCCTGACCATGTCCCTAAAGAGCAACTCCTCCGGCTGCTTGCTGCAGACGAAGAAGCAGTTCATCTACGGCAGCGTCTCCACCCTCATCAAGCTCGTCCCGGGGAACTCCGCCGGCACCGTCACCACATACTACGTACGTATCCTATTCCTATACTATTCCTATAGTATACTTATTAGTTATTACCAATGAGCTTGTACTGCGATACTGACCGTATGTGCACCATTTCATTGATTGTAAATTACCAGACATCGTCCGTGGGGGCCGACCATGACGAGATCGACTTCGAGTTCCTGGGGAACGAGACCGGGCAGCCCTACACGCTGCACACCAACGTGTTCGCCGACGGCGTGGGCAAGAAGGAGATGCAGTTCGTGCCCTGGTTCGACCCCACCGCCGACTTCCATGCCTACACCATCTCCTGGACGCCCTGCATGATCGTCTGGTACGTCGACGACGTCCCCATCCGGGTGTTCCGCAACTACCGGGACAAGGGCATTGCGTACCCGATCAAGCGTCCCATGTTCGGCTACTCCAGCATCTGGTCGGCGGAGGACTGGGCCACGCAGGGCGGCCGCGTCAAGGCCGACTGGTCCAAGGCACCCTTCGTCGCCGGCTACCGCGACATGGTCCTCGACGTCTGCCCCTGCGACGGAGCCGACTCCTGCGTCTACGGCTGCGCCGGGGCGTTCAGCCACGGCGGGCGGCAGCAGAACTGTGCTGGCCTCACCGACCAGCAGCGGGCCAAGATGCAGGAGGTGCAGAAGTCTCACAGGATCTACGACTACTGCGTGGACTACAGGGACAACAAGAAGCCCGGCCCCGAGTGCAGCCTGCCGCAGTACTGATCGACCCATGCATATCCAGCTGCAGTCTGATCGTGGTCGTGGCACGCACCAAGCGGCAATGGTTGGCCGGCCGATCTATCTACCACGTCGCATACACGACCCATTGATTCCATTGGGActtcatttatttatttatttttgacaCAGATATTTTTGTTTTCTCAAGATTTTTCATTCTTGTTGCTCCGCAGATTTTTTTCCCACTCCAAATTTTGTTCAATGCTTACCCGATTAAGTAATCATGATCGATCT from Triticum urartu cultivar G1812 chromosome 3, Tu2.1, whole genome shotgun sequence encodes:
- the LOC125548960 gene encoding probable xyloglucan endotransglucosylase/hydrolase protein 12, whose amino-acid sequence is MESSRRALLLVAMAATVIGLASASFRDNCDIKWNPENAAFSDDGHGLTMSLKSNSSGCLLQTKKQFIYGSVSTLIKLVPGNSAGTVTTYYTSSVGADHDEIDFEFLGNETGQPYTLHTNVFADGVGKKEMQFVPWFDPTADFHAYTISWTPCMIVWYVDDVPIRVFRNYRDKGIAYPIKRPMFGYSSIWSAEDWATQGGRVKADWSKAPFVAGYRDMVLDVCPCDGADSCVYGCAGAFSHGGRQQNCAGLTDQQRAKMQEVQKSHRIYDYCVDYRDNKKPGPECSLPQY